A stretch of the bacterium genome encodes the following:
- a CDS encoding GspE/PulE family protein: MKMSPTGTPLHHRLLGIINENSKKGGDVTAAWLAGLLSAPLAEVEADLKALVALGNVIQVPSENGEAHYAVAPRRRFLGELLVELGLLTAAQLQEALAEQARTGERLGAILLARRYVAKQDLGRTLELQHGIPYVNLSAQAIDEQLVRSLPERLLMDHKVVPFARRGDEIDLAMLDPTDILASDAVGRYLKGHVRTFLITEDDFAWAVSKFFDVSRKVGESLVEFSAPDREETETLTVSVADTYNDPPVVRVVNTVLNDAVRIGATDIHIEPEADDTRIRVRVDGMLMDKASLPRSIGDAVASRLKVLAGMDIAERVRPQDGRMQFRVEDREYDMRIATLGTTFGERTAIRLLSTRNVLVGLDRLGLFPEQQELLVEFMAARYGMVLVTGPTGSGKTTTLYASLSHINQPSRNIMTIEDPVEYRLRGITQIQVREKAGVTFGMGLRAMLRHDPDVVMVGEVRDSETASIAVHAALTGHLVLSTLHTNSAAGAMVRLLDMGIEPYLLTSSLMAVIGQRLVRILCKACKRQYRAREEDLLTLGFATDADVALYERVGCPECGGLGYKGRTGVYEIIRLTDTVRDLVQQRKPEVELMNAARADGTQMLWEVGVRKVLDGVTTVEEMQRLISSEMH; this comes from the coding sequence ATGAAGATGTCTCCCACGGGCACCCCCCTGCATCACCGATTGTTGGGGATCATCAACGAGAATTCCAAGAAGGGCGGCGATGTCACCGCCGCGTGGCTGGCCGGCTTGCTCTCGGCCCCGCTGGCGGAAGTGGAAGCGGACCTCAAGGCGCTGGTGGCGCTGGGAAACGTCATTCAGGTCCCGAGCGAAAACGGCGAGGCGCACTACGCCGTCGCCCCCAGGCGCCGGTTTCTCGGGGAGCTCCTGGTCGAACTGGGGCTGTTGACCGCCGCGCAGCTGCAGGAGGCGCTGGCCGAGCAGGCCCGAACGGGCGAACGGCTCGGTGCCATTCTGCTGGCGCGGCGATACGTCGCCAAGCAGGACCTCGGCAGGACGCTGGAGCTGCAGCACGGCATCCCCTATGTCAATCTCTCCGCCCAAGCCATCGACGAGCAGTTGGTGCGAAGCCTGCCGGAACGGTTGCTGATGGATCACAAGGTCGTGCCGTTTGCCCGCCGCGGCGACGAGATCGACCTGGCGATGCTCGACCCCACGGACATCCTGGCGAGCGATGCCGTGGGACGGTACCTGAAGGGGCACGTGCGGACGTTTCTGATCACGGAAGACGACTTCGCCTGGGCGGTGAGCAAGTTCTTCGACGTGAGCCGGAAAGTCGGCGAGAGCCTCGTCGAATTTTCCGCGCCCGATCGCGAGGAGACCGAAACGCTGACGGTCTCGGTCGCGGATACCTACAACGATCCCCCGGTCGTCAGGGTCGTCAATACGGTGCTCAACGACGCCGTCCGGATCGGGGCCACCGACATCCACATCGAACCGGAAGCCGATGACACCCGGATTCGGGTCCGTGTGGATGGGATGCTGATGGACAAAGCGAGCCTTCCCCGTTCCATCGGGGACGCGGTGGCCTCCCGGCTGAAGGTGCTCGCCGGCATGGACATCGCCGAGCGCGTCCGACCCCAGGACGGACGGATGCAGTTTCGGGTTGAGGATCGCGAGTACGACATGCGGATCGCCACCCTGGGGACGACGTTCGGGGAGCGCACGGCGATCCGGTTGCTCAGCACCCGAAACGTCCTGGTCGGCCTCGATCGGCTCGGATTGTTCCCGGAGCAGCAGGAGTTGCTGGTGGAATTCATGGCGGCGCGCTACGGGATGGTCCTGGTGACCGGCCCCACGGGCAGCGGGAAGACGACGACCCTCTACGCGTCGCTGAGCCACATCAATCAACCGTCGAGAAACATCATGACGATCGAGGACCCGGTGGAGTATCGGTTGCGGGGGATCACCCAGATCCAGGTCCGCGAGAAAGCGGGGGTGACTTTTGGGATGGGCCTCCGGGCCATGTTGCGGCATGATCCCGACGTGGTGATGGTGGGGGAAGTCCGGGACTCGGAGACGGCATCGATTGCCGTGCACGCCGCCCTGACCGGGCACCTGGTCTTGAGCACCCTGCACACCAATAGCGCGGCCGGCGCTATGGTGCGGCTCTTGGACATGGGTATCGAGCCGTACCTCCTGACCTCATCGCTGATGGCGGTGATCGGGCAGCGGCTGGTGCGGATCCTGTGTAAGGCCTGCAAGCGCCAATATCGCGCCCGAGAGGAGGATCTCTTGACGCTCGGGTTCGCGACCGATGCCGACGTGGCCCTGTACGAGCGCGTGGGGTGCCCGGAATGCGGCGGGTTGGGCTACAAGGGGCGGACCGGCGTGTACGAGATCATTCGGCTGACCGACACCGTCCGCGACCTCGTGCAGCAGCGGAAGCCCGAAGTCGAGTTGATGAACGCCGCCCGGGCCGACGGGACGCAAATGCTGTGGGAGGTGGGGGTGCGAAAGGTCCTCGACGGTGTCACGACCGTCGAGGAGATGCAGCGGCTGATATCGTCCGAGATGCACTGA
- a CDS encoding type II secretion system F family protein: MPTFEYAGRDVRGGLVRGRVEADDDLQARAQLRRDGYFVTALRESVWAPRHGTGVRNRAEVAMFTHDLAMLLEAGLPLLQAIEVMGEHSADRRMEDVLQQLTVDIREGKKFSTALARHPDLFSPMYVGLVSNGEMGGRMGIALERLAGFLERDLIFRQKVRDSLIYPGLVLAMAGVVLTVFIVYIIPAFDRVYRHAGSSLPPLTRALLAWSSVVRASLPVLVPTAIVVLAVPPVRQVVWTALAGPLQRLVLRVPHAGRLAHTAMLGRFAHAMSMMLASGVPLLSALDVAGEAVGAGEFRPVLRTLRETVVEGQRLTTAMRKTQWFTPMFIRMTSIGEETGQLDVMMTRAATVLDREFDVRMRRFLALLEPALTLVVGAVVGVILLALYLPIFGLGKALMH; encoded by the coding sequence ATGCCGACCTTCGAATATGCCGGTCGCGACGTGCGGGGCGGCCTCGTCCGGGGACGGGTCGAGGCGGACGACGATTTGCAGGCTCGGGCGCAACTTCGTCGGGACGGATACTTCGTCACCGCGCTGCGCGAGTCGGTCTGGGCCCCGCGGCACGGGACGGGCGTGCGCAATCGGGCCGAAGTGGCGATGTTCACGCACGACCTGGCGATGCTGCTCGAGGCCGGGCTGCCCCTCCTCCAGGCCATCGAGGTCATGGGCGAGCACTCCGCGGACCGGCGGATGGAGGACGTCCTGCAGCAGCTCACCGTCGACATCCGCGAGGGGAAGAAATTCTCGACGGCGCTGGCGCGGCATCCCGATCTGTTCTCCCCCATGTACGTGGGACTCGTCAGCAACGGCGAGATGGGCGGGAGAATGGGCATCGCGCTGGAGCGGTTGGCGGGGTTCCTGGAACGGGATCTCATCTTCCGGCAGAAGGTGCGGGACTCCCTCATCTACCCGGGGCTCGTGCTCGCGATGGCGGGAGTTGTCCTGACCGTGTTCATCGTCTACATCATCCCGGCGTTCGACCGTGTCTACCGGCACGCCGGGAGTTCGTTGCCCCCGCTGACGAGAGCGCTGCTCGCCTGGAGCTCGGTGGTCCGGGCCAGCCTCCCCGTGCTGGTGCCGACGGCGATCGTGGTGCTGGCGGTGCCCCCGGTCCGCCAGGTGGTCTGGACGGCCCTGGCCGGCCCCCTGCAGCGGCTGGTGCTCCGGGTGCCTCATGCCGGGCGGCTCGCCCACACCGCGATGCTGGGCCGATTTGCGCACGCCATGTCCATGATGCTGGCCAGCGGCGTCCCGCTCCTGTCGGCGCTGGACGTCGCGGGCGAGGCCGTTGGGGCCGGAGAGTTTCGCCCGGTGCTGAGGACGCTGAGGGAGACGGTGGTCGAGGGCCAGCGCCTGACCACCGCGATGCGGAAGACCCAGTGGTTTACGCCGATGTTCATTCGGATGACCAGCATCGGGGAAGAAACGGGCCAGTTGGACGTCATGATGACACGCGCGGCAACCGTGCTGGACCGGGAATTCGACGTGCGCATGCGGCGGTTCCTCGCCCTGCTGGAGCCGGCCCTGACCCTGGTGGTCGGCGCCGTGGTCGGGGTGATCCTGCTGGCCCTGTATCTGCCGATCTTCGGGTTGGGGAAGGCGCTCATGCATTGA
- a CDS encoding type II secretion system protein — MRTVRSENGFTFMEVLAVVMLLGILALVALPNYFGTQAGAQQAVRKSNVEAINTAIALYQYNNSGACPGQAGQPAFNAFMGNVVYFPDGQPLDPTASPPSSASFNTNYSSVTCRTK, encoded by the coding sequence ATGCGGACGGTGCGGAGCGAAAACGGCTTTACGTTCATGGAAGTGCTGGCGGTCGTGATGTTGCTGGGGATCCTGGCGCTGGTGGCGCTGCCGAACTACTTCGGCACCCAGGCGGGGGCCCAGCAGGCGGTGCGCAAGTCGAACGTCGAGGCGATCAACACGGCGATCGCCCTCTACCAGTACAACAACAGCGGGGCGTGCCCCGGGCAAGCCGGCCAGCCGGCGTTCAACGCCTTCATGGGCAATGTGGTGTACTTCCCGGACGGGCAGCCACTCGATCCCACCGCGAGCCCGCCGTCCAGCGCGTCGTTCAACACCAACTACAGCAGCGTGACGTGCCGCACCAAGTAG
- a CDS encoding type II secretion system protein, whose protein sequence is MKRVSGEGGFTFMEVLAVVMLLGILALVALPNYFGTQAGAQQAVRQSNVEAINTALALYQYNNSGACPGQAGQPNFNAFMSNVVYFPDGQPLDPTASPPSSAPFNTNYNNVTCRTK, encoded by the coding sequence ATGAAGCGCGTGTCAGGGGAAGGCGGGTTTACGTTCATGGAGGTGCTGGCGGTCGTGATGCTGCTGGGGATCCTGGCGCTGGTGGCGCTGCCGAACTACTTCGGCACCCAGGCGGGGGCCCAGCAGGCGGTGCGGCAGTCCAACGTCGAGGCGATCAACACGGCGCTGGCGCTGTACCAGTACAACAACAGCGGGGCGTGCCCGGGGCAAGCCGGCCAGCCGAACTTCAACGCCTTTATGTCCAATGTGGTGTACTTCCCGGACGGGCAGCCGCTCGATCCCACCGCGAGCCCGCCGTCCAGCGCACCGTTCAACACCAACTACAACAACGTGACGTGCAGGACGAAGTGA
- a CDS encoding GspH/FimT family pseudopilin, whose product MAARSGVRGFTLTEILVVTGLLAVLLLATLPNLAVPDAVPTAQAARQVAADMGLARRLAIADHVNYLVTFAPAAGPYSSYTVAPQGGPPDPDFPKPLPAGVVITGTQQVTFAPSGAATAPAALAFAKGAAAAQVQVASATGFVQETGP is encoded by the coding sequence ATGGCGGCTCGATCCGGTGTGCGGGGATTCACGCTCACCGAAATCCTGGTTGTGACGGGCCTGCTCGCGGTCCTGCTCTTGGCCACGCTCCCCAATCTCGCCGTCCCGGACGCCGTCCCGACCGCGCAGGCCGCCCGCCAAGTGGCCGCCGACATGGGACTGGCCCGACGTCTGGCGATCGCCGACCACGTGAACTACCTCGTCACGTTCGCCCCGGCGGCTGGCCCCTACTCTTCGTACACCGTGGCGCCTCAGGGCGGCCCCCCCGATCCGGACTTCCCCAAGCCCCTCCCCGCCGGGGTGGTGATCACCGGCACCCAGCAGGTCACCTTTGCCCCATCCGGCGCCGCCACGGCACCCGCTGCGCTTGCCTTCGCCAAAGGCGCCGCCGCCGCCCAAGTGCAGGTCGCCTCCGCGACCGGATTCGTCCAGGAGACCGGTCCGTGA
- a CDS encoding type II secretion system protein, producing MNREAGFSLIEVLVATLILGLSIVPLMQLFPGLVNTAQDDEITTRLGTVAARQMEAVTTSLHANITSLGFGTSSAACADLPQCLVQSTITSEASSATPGVGQLVDVRVIACADANGNNTCDPGERQVEYDAKITSRP from the coding sequence GTGAACCGCGAGGCGGGGTTCAGCCTGATCGAGGTGCTCGTCGCCACCCTGATACTCGGGTTGTCGATCGTCCCGTTGATGCAGCTGTTTCCGGGACTCGTGAACACCGCTCAGGATGACGAGATCACGACGCGGCTCGGCACCGTGGCCGCGAGGCAAATGGAGGCGGTCACGACCAGCCTGCACGCCAACATCACAAGCTTGGGCTTCGGGACGAGCTCCGCCGCTTGCGCCGATCTCCCGCAGTGCCTTGTGCAGTCGACGATCACGAGCGAGGCCTCGAGCGCCACGCCGGGGGTCGGACAGTTGGTCGACGTCCGGGTCATTGCCTGCGCGGATGCGAACGGCAACAATACCTGCGACCCCGGCGAACGCCAAGTCGAGTACGATGCCAAGATTACCTCGCGGCCGTAG